In one window of Arachis ipaensis cultivar K30076 chromosome B06, Araip1.1, whole genome shotgun sequence DNA:
- the LOC107605481 gene encoding LRR receptor-like serine/threonine-protein kinase ERECTA isoform X1 — translation MEGSMAFRFGVVLVVAAFLLNCGYGNTVDSDDGATLLEIKKSFRDVDNVLYDWTDSPSSDYCVWRGITCDNVTFNVVALNLSGLNLDGEMSPAIGNLKSLVTIDLKENRLSGQIPDEIGDCSSLQSLDLSFNEIRGDIPFSISKLKQLENLVLKNNQLIGPIPSTLSQIPNLKILDLAQNNLSGEIPRLIYWNEVLQYLGLRGNNLVGSLSPDMCQLTGLWYFDVRNNSLTGSIPESIGNCTSFQVLDISYNKITGEIPFNIGFLQVATLSLQGNKLSGHIPSVIGLMQALAVLDLSCNMLSGSIPPILGNLTYTEKLYLHGNKLTGFIPPELGNMTKLHYLELNDNHLSGRIPPELGKLTDLFDLNVANNNLEGPIPDNLGSCKSLNSLNVHGNKLTGTIPGALKSLESMTYLNLSSNNLQGPIPIELSRIGNLDTLDISNNNIIGSIPSSLGDLEHLLKLNLSRNHITGFIPAEFANLRSVMDIDLSNNQLSGLIPQELSQLQNMVSLRLQNNKLSGDVSSLVNCLSLSLLNVSYNKLVGVIPTSNNFSRFPPDSFIGNPDLCGNWLNSPCHVNHPTERATLSKAAILGIALGGLVILLMILLAACRPYNPSPFPDGSLDKPVSFSPPKLVILHMNMALHVYEDIMRMTENLSEKYIIGYGASSTVYKCVLKNCKPVAIKRLYSHYPQCLKEFETELETVGSIKHRNLVSLQGYSLSPYGHLLFYDYMENGSLWDLLHGASKKKKLDWDMRLKIALGAAQGLAYLHHDCSPRIIHRDVKSSNILLDGDFEPHLTDFGIAKVLCPSKSHTSTYIMGTIGYIDPEYARTSRLTEKSDVYSYGIVLLELLTGRKAVDNESNLHHLILSKTANNAVMETVDPDITATCNDLGAVKKVYQLALLCTKRQPSDRPTMHEVTRVLGSLMPSTTADATTISSKQQEGTLPPPSLPCAKVPASCYIDEYANLKTPHLVNCPSMSTSDAQLFLKFGEVISQNSE, via the exons ATGGAAGGTTCTATGGCATTTAGATTTGGGGTGGTTCTTGTTGTTGCTGCTTTTCTTCTCAATTGTGGTTATGGCAACACTGTGgattcagatgatg GAGCAACATTGTTGGAGATAAAGAAGTCATTTAGGGATGTGGATAATGTTCTATATGACTGGACAGATTCACCTTCTTCAGATTATTGTGTCTGGAGAGGGATAACTTGTGATAATGTCACCTTCAATGTTGTTGCACT aaatctttcaGGACTGAATCTTGATGGTGAAATGTCTCCAGCAATAGGGAACCTTAAGAGCTTGGTCACCAT TGACCTCAAAGAAAACAGATTATCAGGGCAGATACCAGATGAGATTGGTGACTGTTCATCTTTACAAAGCTT GGACCTCTCATTCAATGAGATCAGAGGAGATATACCATTTTCAATATCAAAGTTGAAACAACTGGAAAATTT GGTTTTGAAGAATAACCAGTTGATTGGTCCAATCCCTTCAACTTTGTCTCAGATTCCTAACTTGAAGATTCT AGACCTGGCACAGAATAATCTAAGTGGCGAAATACCAAGACTTATATACTGGAATGAAGTTTTGCAGTATCT CGGCTTGCGAGGTAACAATTTGGTTGGTTCACTATCACCAGACATGTGCCAATTAACTGGATTGTGGTATTT TGATGTTAGAAACAATAGCTTGACAGGAAGCATTCCTGAAAGCATAGGAAACTGTACTTCATTCCAAGTCTT GGACATATCCTACAACAAAATCACTGGAGAGATACCATTCAACATTGGATTTCTTCAAGTAGCTACCTT GTCACTTCAAGGGAATAAACTCTCCGGCCATATTCCGTCGGTGATCGGTCTCATGCAAGCACTCGCCGTCTT AGATCTGAGTTGTAACATGTTAAGTGGATCAATCCCTCCTATCTTAGGAAACCTGACATACACAGAAAAATT GTATTTGCATGGAAACAAGCTCACAGGCTTCATCCCCCCGGAGCTAGGGAACATGACAAAGCTTCACTATTT GGAACTGAATGATAACCATTTAAGTGGGCGCATCCCACCCGAACTTGGAAAGCTTACTGATTTGTTTGACTT AAATGTTGCCAACAACAATCTAGAGGGGCCGATTCCCGATAACCTTGGTTCATGTAAAAGCCTTAACAGCCT CAATGTGCATGGGAACAAGTTGACTGGAACAATTCCCGGGGCACTGAAGAGCTTGGAGAGCATGACTTATCT AAACCTTTCTTCCAACAATCTTCAAGGGCCTATTCCAATCGAGCTATCACGGATTGGTAATTTGGATACATT GGATAtttcaaataataatataattggcTCCATTCCTTCTTCCCTCGGTGACTTGGAACATCTTCTAAAGCT GAACCTGAGCAGAAATCATATAACAGGATTTATTCCAGCAGAATTCGCTAATCTTAGAAGTGTTATGGACAT TGATTTGTCAAATAATCAACTCTCTGGCTTGATTCCTCAAGAACTTAGCCAGCTTCAGAACATGGTGTCATT GAGGCTACAAAACAACAAATTATCCGGGGATGTGTCGTCGCTTGTAAATTGCCTTAGTCTCTCGCTGCT TAATGTATCGTACAACAAACTAGTTGGTGTTATTCCCACAAGCAATAACTTTTCAAGGTTCCCTCCTGACAG TTTCATTGGAAACCCTGATCTTTGTGGCAATTGGTTGAATTCACCTTGTCATGTTAATCACCCTACGGAGCGAG CAACATTATCTAAGGCAGCTATTCTAGGAATTGCTCTTGGTGGCCTTGTAATCCTCCTTATGATATTGCTCGCAGCATGCCGGCCATACAATCCATCTCCTTTTCCGGATGGATCACTCGACAAACCAG TTAGTTTCTCTCCTCCGAAACTAGTGATTCTTCATATGAATATGGCGCTTCATGTGTACGAGGATATCATGAGGATGACTGAAAACCTGAGCGAGAAGTACATTATTGGATATGGTGCATCAAGCACAGTTTACAAATGTGTTCTCAAAAATTGCAAGCCAGTGGCTATTAAGAGGCTCTATTCTCACTATCCACAATGCTTGAAAGAATTTGAGACCGAACTCGAGACTGTCGGAAGCATTAAGCACCGGAATCTTGTTAGTCTCCAAGGATACTCTTTATCCCCATACGGGCACCTTCTGTTTTATGACTACATGGAAAATGGCAGTCTATGGGATCTTCTTCATG GAGCtagcaagaagaagaagctcgACTGGGATATGCGTCTGAAGATAGCGCTTGGAGCAGCACAAGGGCTCGCCTATCTGCATCACGATTGTAGTCCTCGGATCATCCACAGGGATGTGAAATCATCAAACATTTTGCTGGATGGAGACTTTGAGCCCCATCTCACTGATTTTGGCATAGCCAAAGTTCTTTGCCCCTCAAAGTCACATACTTCAACTTACATAATGGGCACAATTGGCTACATAGACCCTGAGTATGCTAGAACCTCCCGGCTCACCGAGAAATCCGATGTGTATAGCTATGGTATTGTGTTACTTGAGTTGCTAACTGGAAGGAAAGCTGTTGACAATGAATCCAACCTCCATCATCTG ATTTTGTCCAAGACAGCAAACAATGCAGTGATGGAAACTGTTGATCCAGACATCACTGCCACATGCAATGACCTTGGAGCAGTGAAGAAGGTCTATCAGCTTGCTCTATTATGCACAAAGCGGCAACCATCGGATCGGCCAACGATGCATGAAGTGACACGTGTCCTTGGCAGCCTCATGCCGTCCACCACCGCGGACGCCACCACCATTTCATCAAAACAACAAGAAGGAACTCTTCCACCACCTTCACTACC
- the LOC107605481 gene encoding LRR receptor-like serine/threonine-protein kinase ERECTA isoform X2 codes for MEGSMAFRFGVVLVVAAFLLNCGYGNTVDSDDGATLLEIKKSFRDVDNVLYDWTDSPSSDYCVWRGITCDNVTFNVVALNLSGLNLDGEMSPAIGNLKSLVTIDLKENRLSGQIPDEIGDCSSLQSLDLSFNEIRGDIPFSISKLKQLENLVLKNNQLIGPIPSTLSQIPNLKILDLAQNNLSGEIPRLIYWNEVLQYLGLRGNNLVGSLSPDMCQLTGLWYFDVRNNSLTGSIPESIGNCTSFQVLDISYNKITGEIPFNIGFLQVATLSLQGNKLSGHIPSVIGLMQALAVLDLSCNMLSGSIPPILGNLTYTEKLYLHGNKLTGFIPPELGNMTKLHYLELNDNHLSGRIPPELGKLTDLFDLNVANNNLEGPIPDNLGSCKSLNSLNVHGNKLTGTIPGALKSLESMTYLNLSSNNLQGPIPIELSRIGNLDTLDISNNNIIGSIPSSLGDLEHLLKLDLSNNQLSGLIPQELSQLQNMVSLRLQNNKLSGDVSSLVNCLSLSLLNVSYNKLVGVIPTSNNFSRFPPDSFIGNPDLCGNWLNSPCHVNHPTERATLSKAAILGIALGGLVILLMILLAACRPYNPSPFPDGSLDKPVSFSPPKLVILHMNMALHVYEDIMRMTENLSEKYIIGYGASSTVYKCVLKNCKPVAIKRLYSHYPQCLKEFETELETVGSIKHRNLVSLQGYSLSPYGHLLFYDYMENGSLWDLLHGASKKKKLDWDMRLKIALGAAQGLAYLHHDCSPRIIHRDVKSSNILLDGDFEPHLTDFGIAKVLCPSKSHTSTYIMGTIGYIDPEYARTSRLTEKSDVYSYGIVLLELLTGRKAVDNESNLHHLILSKTANNAVMETVDPDITATCNDLGAVKKVYQLALLCTKRQPSDRPTMHEVTRVLGSLMPSTTADATTISSKQQEGTLPPPSLPCAKVPASCYIDEYANLKTPHLVNCPSMSTSDAQLFLKFGEVISQNSE; via the exons ATGGAAGGTTCTATGGCATTTAGATTTGGGGTGGTTCTTGTTGTTGCTGCTTTTCTTCTCAATTGTGGTTATGGCAACACTGTGgattcagatgatg GAGCAACATTGTTGGAGATAAAGAAGTCATTTAGGGATGTGGATAATGTTCTATATGACTGGACAGATTCACCTTCTTCAGATTATTGTGTCTGGAGAGGGATAACTTGTGATAATGTCACCTTCAATGTTGTTGCACT aaatctttcaGGACTGAATCTTGATGGTGAAATGTCTCCAGCAATAGGGAACCTTAAGAGCTTGGTCACCAT TGACCTCAAAGAAAACAGATTATCAGGGCAGATACCAGATGAGATTGGTGACTGTTCATCTTTACAAAGCTT GGACCTCTCATTCAATGAGATCAGAGGAGATATACCATTTTCAATATCAAAGTTGAAACAACTGGAAAATTT GGTTTTGAAGAATAACCAGTTGATTGGTCCAATCCCTTCAACTTTGTCTCAGATTCCTAACTTGAAGATTCT AGACCTGGCACAGAATAATCTAAGTGGCGAAATACCAAGACTTATATACTGGAATGAAGTTTTGCAGTATCT CGGCTTGCGAGGTAACAATTTGGTTGGTTCACTATCACCAGACATGTGCCAATTAACTGGATTGTGGTATTT TGATGTTAGAAACAATAGCTTGACAGGAAGCATTCCTGAAAGCATAGGAAACTGTACTTCATTCCAAGTCTT GGACATATCCTACAACAAAATCACTGGAGAGATACCATTCAACATTGGATTTCTTCAAGTAGCTACCTT GTCACTTCAAGGGAATAAACTCTCCGGCCATATTCCGTCGGTGATCGGTCTCATGCAAGCACTCGCCGTCTT AGATCTGAGTTGTAACATGTTAAGTGGATCAATCCCTCCTATCTTAGGAAACCTGACATACACAGAAAAATT GTATTTGCATGGAAACAAGCTCACAGGCTTCATCCCCCCGGAGCTAGGGAACATGACAAAGCTTCACTATTT GGAACTGAATGATAACCATTTAAGTGGGCGCATCCCACCCGAACTTGGAAAGCTTACTGATTTGTTTGACTT AAATGTTGCCAACAACAATCTAGAGGGGCCGATTCCCGATAACCTTGGTTCATGTAAAAGCCTTAACAGCCT CAATGTGCATGGGAACAAGTTGACTGGAACAATTCCCGGGGCACTGAAGAGCTTGGAGAGCATGACTTATCT AAACCTTTCTTCCAACAATCTTCAAGGGCCTATTCCAATCGAGCTATCACGGATTGGTAATTTGGATACATT GGATAtttcaaataataatataattggcTCCATTCCTTCTTCCCTCGGTGACTTGGAACATCTTCTAAAGCT TGATTTGTCAAATAATCAACTCTCTGGCTTGATTCCTCAAGAACTTAGCCAGCTTCAGAACATGGTGTCATT GAGGCTACAAAACAACAAATTATCCGGGGATGTGTCGTCGCTTGTAAATTGCCTTAGTCTCTCGCTGCT TAATGTATCGTACAACAAACTAGTTGGTGTTATTCCCACAAGCAATAACTTTTCAAGGTTCCCTCCTGACAG TTTCATTGGAAACCCTGATCTTTGTGGCAATTGGTTGAATTCACCTTGTCATGTTAATCACCCTACGGAGCGAG CAACATTATCTAAGGCAGCTATTCTAGGAATTGCTCTTGGTGGCCTTGTAATCCTCCTTATGATATTGCTCGCAGCATGCCGGCCATACAATCCATCTCCTTTTCCGGATGGATCACTCGACAAACCAG TTAGTTTCTCTCCTCCGAAACTAGTGATTCTTCATATGAATATGGCGCTTCATGTGTACGAGGATATCATGAGGATGACTGAAAACCTGAGCGAGAAGTACATTATTGGATATGGTGCATCAAGCACAGTTTACAAATGTGTTCTCAAAAATTGCAAGCCAGTGGCTATTAAGAGGCTCTATTCTCACTATCCACAATGCTTGAAAGAATTTGAGACCGAACTCGAGACTGTCGGAAGCATTAAGCACCGGAATCTTGTTAGTCTCCAAGGATACTCTTTATCCCCATACGGGCACCTTCTGTTTTATGACTACATGGAAAATGGCAGTCTATGGGATCTTCTTCATG GAGCtagcaagaagaagaagctcgACTGGGATATGCGTCTGAAGATAGCGCTTGGAGCAGCACAAGGGCTCGCCTATCTGCATCACGATTGTAGTCCTCGGATCATCCACAGGGATGTGAAATCATCAAACATTTTGCTGGATGGAGACTTTGAGCCCCATCTCACTGATTTTGGCATAGCCAAAGTTCTTTGCCCCTCAAAGTCACATACTTCAACTTACATAATGGGCACAATTGGCTACATAGACCCTGAGTATGCTAGAACCTCCCGGCTCACCGAGAAATCCGATGTGTATAGCTATGGTATTGTGTTACTTGAGTTGCTAACTGGAAGGAAAGCTGTTGACAATGAATCCAACCTCCATCATCTG ATTTTGTCCAAGACAGCAAACAATGCAGTGATGGAAACTGTTGATCCAGACATCACTGCCACATGCAATGACCTTGGAGCAGTGAAGAAGGTCTATCAGCTTGCTCTATTATGCACAAAGCGGCAACCATCGGATCGGCCAACGATGCATGAAGTGACACGTGTCCTTGGCAGCCTCATGCCGTCCACCACCGCGGACGCCACCACCATTTCATCAAAACAACAAGAAGGAACTCTTCCACCACCTTCACTACC